One stretch of Chryseobacterium sp. LJ668 DNA includes these proteins:
- a CDS encoding polymorphic toxin-type HINT domain-containing protein — translation MKIKSLKLPFKKKSALLVCFFATMFVFASFTKEDRYKVRVFKLKMMDKYINHPAIEDHIAGISLKKDKSNPVSDSVSSYDKNIGNTENFTTIAQKPFKDNSIIDQVFDSEEKQGMIGEFSDDESDNPSDNFFTINIPEIRGQNVKAFLVYDLFGLGSYHSVSRSINKNIAFGGNIILPSSSWNLQKEEISLNSLRKGKNSILFTSSINGIKYKVRNVKIILEKGLHSTKNISSLRSGNQLYIKGIQNELVINPLIIDNKSVVVSNGEYESFLELTEENKAKGSVTIKTTSGVKEYKIPESKSSFKILNETNYTPLTIDISKDIEYNETYENATVSIEKNSVETSAQVQILKLRKKDFPAISREIKNMTANSSAYRLSIRAGQLTKNIKLSIPYDDKKLGARSSKEVKAFYFDYTSKKWKVDTSSKVDAEKKVVTIEAKGDTDYINGVISVPESSQLESFAPTSISGLKAADPTAGLQLMEVPSANQKGDANANYPIRVPSGLGGLQPSLSIGYSSGGGNGWMGDGWNINGLSSITVDTRWGVPTFDGTGETELYSLDGEMLVYPNQYLPHRHNDVSENNTAITTAKQLRSAYTDPSNSQAKKFYLRKNHDFSLIERIGNSPGNYTWKVTSTDGTKSYYGGSPDSMLSGSGGISHWGLRMIEDVHGNTMEFTYFNEGGGGGQFYQIKKIAYGKNKDYTVNFIKETGITRKDIISNAKQGFKRVEPYLLKEIQVKYKTELVRTYKMDYIDGEFFKTLLKRIYIVPHNPCSTTLASKSEIRDIDDGSGGGGGPSGGILPTCNEITDSYTFDYYNDVKDSQGNVKIFGPDTTINFQNDKEAYSGLVSALTLKPSKINGNVSSETGLNVRPAVGLNFYTPSSDPYGHLMFGFPFGTSKAKARNAQQLVDFNGDGIQDMISRVPDAGLFLNKGILDSQGNLSFSGSQPIENYIGGDFSFTETTTNSRGWDMGAIVFSRSQISSTSNGTTKTYLTDANSDGLMDIVHNGEVWFNKFNGTTSEMTRHSEYTENMVVKAKAVQAPVKWCGDIGSDMTEPCPEELEELTPQPITDVVKVWIAPKDGYVRFTDNVYFTQPGILYDPYPPAEKKMYYSVEMQSPNPNSGTTNVYSNTRIYLKEIIGTDPVQNIEINHYNDYYYQMQGLPLDPNYGIPNGVNSPNRLFVKSGDKIYVRLHKNTTKDFSIDSNPMITYVNQNTGNDLPNTYELSQDQFQLNNGNYSDNFFLNNVAAPIYLDAQGIATIGVPSITFPSLTDNITFRIVTENVNTGVITPLIPAEVYGPTNLITQAHNISLPVSAADPVYLRFIVESDSQTNFLAANWNTKIWVVYNASTNYSPNLTTEFLAVPEYPSYAVTQLQQKLDINNILSGSLLSGSHNFGIQINKNITNNNNLGTGSFYYIIKRGNQILGKRRVVFSDANNTLNLIEEDMISTQPINGVVPVDFYTGYANFLSTNNNHLVTVEVYCKTSGDYNLFNRYSEYFSGNPFTIYYDNFNIYGETSATAVNTAMYNSRSTLYNNWGQFLYKPGELINYKYGFPIGALDFLTPPAPQNTYQPCLVYQNDPTALADCILNMAPIPSAGLAPDRVAPMKVNIIRGQLKKTYVSKWIGAGPLQFSAAGGFNTDEYVNYFTDPVTNVPVVTPTTYIAGQLSVDTSMKAISRDHKSSSRNTTEGLSVGSVSGGNSETVLTGVGSIETQTFSDMNGDGYPDLVYPQSIQFTNSTGSLEDVQLVNYGFYPTNSLSYQKNNSAGFSYNAFSVGGRIGAHGGNGTTTQASNGLPWSGGASVGASLNQYYNSYDRGEGFWMDINGDGLPDRINRGGSQYINCSINLGKNLESSAPVQNLITYSSYPKGGPSISLGTSLGSSANLGALSSFGFGISAGVSASTSIGSAEVVYEDVNSDGLIDILEVGSNGSTQVRYNLGSKFNTAVPLVKSSGNINFADETRSFNGSFTFGGNFMFNFGPITLIPPVVVLILWVKAGAGANVNLGLNVSETRKAFKDMNGDGFTDLVQDTNSGFIVNYSQVGRTNKLKSITNTISKGKYLLDYEFARANYNSSNAKLVVNNISVLNPDVFSQSYTTEQGSKMVTNYKFLNRKYDRRERDDFGFDTVIKQEMNGNNVERTSTDYYYNNTYLMNGTIKRSTVQNGSGSFMSEVNYEYKLRKFVTNTTQIDINSDLGTDYDIGGREGRKMASAMLVQKQNKIFESGGDLTTTEQFEYTTLGLMGRYQYTSPSISYNSNITYQSYGNNITGIPIQIEVYEGNTQSTLLRQRRAENINYYTGDVGSYVTFDGTQDIVTDVEYNAVGNVRKVTYPPNNNNSQRYVIEYTYDDLETGKYVTKVKDIFDIESKATYNPLFDVVIRKVDTGGNAMVFYYDGFGRTRTITGPNEIAANSTVPTVKYNYWTDHAGIPNNDATVKIYRASTSNYDPEHAGANNTIMTDTYADFIGRVIQVKKDIQTVNGEARSVSGRSVYDDLGRTILQSHPSFEAVGIQNLNPGGGSAATSSSYDSKDRIISATDEQGNTKYRLYSIENNLLKVTENFLNQKSESYSNAEGKVVLKNDYLDLQPLSTVFNYSTIGELMEVQDPEGLTIRYSYNLAGKRTEQRHPDKGITSYEYDPAGNLVKLTTDNLLNDSSINTHFIKYKYDYNRLSEIKLPDLPSGGPNPNNVMYQYGQYTAGNNAGKLVAKVDGTGDTVYKYGRMGEVISELRIIRGHHIPEMYFKTYFNYDSWNRITKIKYPDNELVSYHYDLGGNLKSVDNNNGETYIQNIYYDHYERRTGTLYGNGTSQNYYYNSQNQRLERTDLYDSYNNLMLNNSYLFDEFSNITRIKNEAYPLGNGMGGAFQSYFGYDTLNRLTGTGSEKIILDGEQQPIQNTFIAPTTYQLEMRYNDSGGIVQKIQHHERDQNIVHENTYENKYEYVQNSHKLEKVYDNNTGNSETFEYDFNGNVINHNDSNGTKKLYWDEQERLKAFYNDNTGTYQYYTYDDKGERVVKYGLDFGTQLYQNGVPVEINDLKLFEFKIYPNPYLTVSSTGQYTKHYFDGSKRFASRLMNGAVRYEDPSVLYINRSEDEKPSAKPADAGSDFKKYLEKTDLGQNVSVELREVYQSPDLYYLHGDHLGTATFVTNSQSQATQFFLNLPFGETMMEQMDGSYDNPFKFNAKELDDDTGLYYYGARYYNPRLSIWYGVDPLAVYNPVMETEFYGDGQHNGGVYYLGNLNPYIYCYQNPVKYIDPNGKQTLPSLINDLENWIHETKVGRKVYRWEQRHMDDETDKAILSATPLRGFVIVGELMEGKLPGLKSRPLPNDLNETFKQCFVSGTLVSTEGGLKKIEEINVGDKVWSFNDDTHQNELKSVVKLSTSVSTEIIKISIGKDEIECTKEHPFFIDGKWIEAQNLKIGDKVFLFDQTEFTISTISRKVKYEKVYNFEVEDNHNYYISSKRILVHNNCWKDRLNLFYDYTKKIKTSQLKSQSDTLNHLESVFKVLDKKRTDNVVLKLVGDKNNVTMTEKGTMQIQQNGNGNWTDIDKNGGFRIYRSGKLYIDKTKL, via the coding sequence ATGAAAATAAAATCTCTTAAACTTCCTTTTAAAAAGAAGTCAGCTCTGCTGGTATGCTTTTTTGCAACGATGTTTGTCTTCGCAAGCTTTACGAAAGAAGACCGGTATAAAGTCAGAGTCTTCAAATTGAAGATGATGGATAAATATATTAATCATCCGGCCATTGAAGATCATATTGCCGGGATATCTTTAAAAAAAGATAAATCAAATCCTGTTTCTGATTCAGTTTCTTCGTATGATAAAAATATAGGTAATACTGAAAATTTCACCACCATTGCCCAGAAACCATTTAAGGATAACAGCATCATTGATCAGGTTTTTGATTCTGAAGAAAAACAAGGGATGATTGGAGAGTTTTCCGATGACGAATCTGATAATCCTTCTGATAATTTTTTCACGATCAATATTCCCGAAATAAGAGGCCAAAATGTTAAAGCATTTTTAGTGTATGATCTATTCGGATTAGGATCCTATCATTCCGTTTCCAGATCGATTAATAAAAACATAGCGTTTGGTGGAAATATCATATTACCAAGCAGCAGCTGGAATTTGCAGAAAGAAGAAATTAGTCTCAATTCGCTTAGGAAGGGTAAAAACAGCATTCTTTTTACATCATCTATCAATGGAATAAAATATAAAGTTAGGAATGTAAAAATTATTTTAGAAAAAGGTCTACATTCTACCAAAAATATTTCATCATTACGTTCTGGTAATCAGCTATATATTAAAGGTATTCAAAATGAATTGGTTATAAATCCATTAATAATTGATAATAAATCTGTAGTAGTAAGCAACGGAGAATACGAAAGTTTTTTAGAATTAACCGAAGAAAATAAAGCTAAAGGTAGTGTTACGATTAAGACCACCAGTGGTGTAAAAGAATATAAAATCCCTGAAAGCAAATCTTCATTTAAAATATTGAATGAAACAAATTATACTCCGCTGACCATTGATATTTCAAAAGATATTGAATACAACGAAACGTATGAAAATGCCACAGTAAGTATAGAGAAAAATTCTGTAGAAACATCAGCTCAGGTACAGATTTTAAAACTGAGAAAAAAGGATTTCCCTGCTATTTCCAGAGAAATCAAAAATATGACGGCAAACTCTTCAGCCTATCGTCTAAGTATTAGAGCGGGTCAGCTAACAAAAAATATTAAACTTTCTATTCCTTATGATGATAAAAAACTGGGGGCCAGATCATCGAAAGAGGTCAAAGCTTTCTATTTCGACTACACATCAAAAAAATGGAAAGTTGATACTTCAAGTAAGGTTGACGCAGAAAAGAAAGTGGTTACTATAGAGGCAAAAGGAGATACAGACTATATCAATGGAGTAATTTCTGTTCCCGAATCTTCACAACTGGAATCATTTGCACCAACGAGCATCAGCGGATTAAAAGCAGCTGATCCAACTGCGGGATTACAGCTCATGGAGGTTCCATCAGCGAATCAGAAAGGGGATGCCAATGCAAATTATCCGATTCGTGTTCCAAGCGGTCTCGGTGGACTTCAACCTTCGCTATCTATAGGATACAGCAGTGGTGGTGGAAACGGATGGATGGGAGATGGATGGAATATTAATGGTTTGTCTTCAATAACCGTAGATACAAGATGGGGAGTTCCTACATTTGACGGAACCGGCGAAACAGAACTTTACTCTTTAGACGGAGAAATGTTGGTTTATCCTAATCAATATTTACCACACAGACATAATGATGTCAGCGAGAATAACACAGCAATTACCACTGCAAAACAGTTGAGAAGTGCATATACTGACCCGAGCAACAGTCAAGCAAAGAAATTTTATCTGAGAAAAAATCATGATTTTTCCCTCATTGAGAGAATAGGTAATTCGCCGGGTAACTACACATGGAAGGTTACCTCTACCGACGGAACAAAAAGTTATTACGGTGGTTCACCCGATTCAATGCTGTCCGGTTCGGGAGGAATTTCCCACTGGGGTCTTAGAATGATTGAAGACGTACATGGCAATACCATGGAATTTACTTACTTTAATGAAGGAGGTGGCGGTGGTCAGTTTTATCAGATTAAGAAAATTGCTTATGGTAAAAATAAAGACTACACTGTCAATTTTATCAAAGAAACAGGTATCACGAGAAAAGATATTATCAGTAATGCTAAGCAAGGGTTTAAAAGGGTAGAGCCTTACCTGCTGAAAGAAATTCAGGTTAAGTATAAAACTGAGCTTGTCAGAACATATAAGATGGATTACATTGATGGTGAATTTTTTAAGACGCTATTAAAACGTATTTATATTGTACCACACAATCCTTGTTCAACAACGCTCGCAAGTAAATCAGAAATACGTGATATTGATGATGGAAGCGGCGGCGGTGGCGGCCCAAGTGGTGGTATTCTCCCTACGTGTAATGAGATTACAGACAGTTATACTTTTGATTATTATAATGATGTAAAAGATAGCCAGGGAAATGTTAAGATCTTTGGTCCTGATACTACCATTAATTTTCAAAATGATAAAGAAGCATACTCTGGACTTGTTTCTGCTTTAACACTTAAACCTTCAAAAATTAATGGGAATGTAAGTTCTGAAACCGGTTTAAATGTTAGACCAGCGGTTGGATTGAATTTCTACACACCTTCAAGTGATCCGTACGGACATTTAATGTTTGGTTTTCCTTTCGGTACTTCGAAAGCTAAAGCAAGGAATGCTCAGCAACTCGTTGATTTCAATGGAGACGGTATTCAGGATATGATTTCCAGAGTACCAGATGCAGGATTATTTTTAAATAAGGGGATACTAGATAGTCAGGGAAATTTAAGCTTTTCAGGATCCCAGCCAATTGAAAATTATATAGGTGGCGATTTTTCCTTTACAGAAACAACGACCAATAGTCGCGGATGGGATATGGGTGCGATTGTTTTCAGTCGTTCTCAAATAAGTTCAACTTCGAATGGAACTACCAAAACTTACTTGACTGATGCCAATTCAGATGGACTAATGGATATTGTTCATAACGGAGAAGTATGGTTTAATAAATTTAATGGCACTACTTCTGAAATGACAAGACATTCTGAATATACAGAGAACATGGTGGTCAAAGCTAAAGCGGTACAGGCTCCAGTAAAATGGTGTGGTGACATTGGGAGTGATATGACTGAACCCTGCCCGGAAGAATTGGAAGAACTTACTCCACAACCTATCACTGATGTTGTAAAAGTATGGATCGCTCCCAAAGATGGGTATGTAAGATTTACTGATAATGTATATTTTACACAACCAGGTATTTTGTATGATCCTTATCCTCCAGCAGAAAAAAAGATGTACTACTCTGTAGAAATGCAAAGCCCCAACCCAAATAGTGGAACTACAAATGTTTATTCTAATACCAGAATATATTTAAAAGAGATTATTGGTACGGATCCTGTTCAAAATATAGAAATCAATCATTACAATGATTATTATTATCAAATGCAAGGGCTGCCTCTTGATCCTAATTATGGTATTCCAAATGGCGTCAATAGTCCAAACAGACTGTTTGTAAAAAGTGGAGATAAAATTTATGTAAGATTACACAAAAATACAACAAAAGATTTTTCTATAGATTCCAATCCAATGATTACTTATGTTAATCAGAATACAGGAAATGATCTTCCGAACACCTACGAGCTTTCACAGGATCAGTTTCAACTAAACAATGGTAATTACAGTGATAATTTTTTCCTTAATAATGTAGCAGCACCGATTTATCTTGATGCTCAGGGAATTGCGACTATAGGTGTACCAAGTATAACTTTTCCTTCTTTAACAGATAATATAACTTTTAGAATTGTAACAGAAAATGTGAATACTGGTGTTATTACACCTTTAATTCCTGCAGAAGTTTACGGCCCAACAAACTTGATAACCCAAGCCCATAATATAAGCCTCCCTGTAAGCGCAGCGGACCCAGTCTATTTGCGTTTTATCGTTGAATCAGACTCTCAAACTAATTTTTTAGCAGCAAATTGGAACACTAAGATCTGGGTTGTTTATAATGCTTCTACAAATTATAGCCCAAATTTAACTACCGAATTTTTGGCAGTTCCTGAATATCCTTCTTATGCAGTTACTCAACTACAGCAAAAACTTGATATCAATAATATATTAAGTGGCAGTCTACTTTCAGGATCTCACAATTTTGGCATACAGATTAATAAAAATATTACTAATAATAACAATTTAGGAACTGGATCGTTCTATTACATTATAAAGAGAGGAAATCAGATCCTTGGCAAGAGAAGGGTTGTTTTTTCCGATGCAAATAATACACTAAACCTAATAGAAGAAGATATGATTTCTACTCAACCTATTAATGGAGTAGTACCAGTTGACTTTTATACAGGTTATGCAAATTTTTTAAGTACAAATAATAACCATTTAGTTACTGTCGAAGTTTATTGTAAAACCTCAGGAGATTATAATTTATTTAATAGATATTCTGAATATTTTTCAGGGAATCCGTTCACAATATACTATGATAACTTTAACATCTACGGAGAAACATCTGCAACTGCAGTAAATACTGCCATGTATAATTCAAGATCAACTTTGTATAATAACTGGGGGCAATTTCTCTACAAACCGGGTGAACTTATAAATTATAAGTATGGATTCCCAATCGGTGCATTAGATTTTTTGACTCCTCCTGCACCGCAAAATACCTATCAGCCATGTTTGGTCTATCAAAATGATCCAACAGCATTAGCAGACTGTATTCTCAATATGGCGCCAATTCCTTCTGCAGGTCTGGCTCCGGATCGTGTTGCGCCAATGAAGGTAAACATTATTAGGGGACAACTTAAAAAAACCTATGTAAGTAAATGGATAGGCGCCGGACCATTGCAGTTTTCAGCAGCAGGAGGTTTTAATACTGATGAATATGTAAATTATTTTACTGATCCGGTTACAAATGTACCAGTTGTTACGCCTACAACATATATTGCAGGACAGCTTTCTGTAGATACTTCTATGAAAGCCATCAGCAGAGATCATAAAAGTAGTTCCAGAAATACAACTGAAGGATTAAGTGTTGGGTCAGTCAGTGGTGGAAATTCTGAAACGGTTCTGACCGGGGTTGGAAGTATAGAAACGCAGACCTTTTCTGACATGAATGGAGATGGTTATCCTGATTTAGTATATCCTCAATCTATTCAGTTTACTAATTCTACAGGAAGTTTAGAAGATGTTCAACTTGTTAATTACGGATTTTATCCTACAAATTCATTGAGTTACCAAAAAAATAATTCTGCAGGATTTTCATACAATGCATTCTCTGTTGGAGGACGAATCGGTGCACATGGAGGAAATGGAACAACTACGCAGGCGAGTAATGGTTTGCCTTGGTCAGGGGGCGCGTCTGTTGGAGCAAGCTTAAATCAATATTATAATTCATACGATCGAGGCGAAGGGTTTTGGATGGATATAAATGGCGATGGGCTACCAGATAGAATAAATCGAGGAGGTTCACAATATATCAACTGTTCCATCAATTTAGGAAAAAACCTTGAAAGCAGTGCACCTGTTCAAAACTTAATAACCTACAGCTCATATCCTAAAGGTGGCCCTAGTATTTCGTTGGGTACAAGTCTCGGATCTTCAGCTAACCTTGGGGCTTTAAGCAGCTTTGGGTTTGGTATCAGTGCCGGTGTAAGTGCCTCAACTTCCATTGGAAGTGCAGAAGTAGTATATGAAGACGTTAATAGTGATGGTCTTATTGACATTCTTGAAGTTGGTTCTAATGGCTCCACTCAAGTTCGATATAATCTCGGAAGTAAGTTTAATACTGCTGTTCCTTTAGTGAAAAGTAGTGGAAATATCAATTTTGCTGATGAGACGAGATCATTCAACGGTTCATTTACTTTTGGAGGGAATTTCATGTTTAATTTTGGACCAATTACGCTAATCCCCCCAGTTGTTGTGCTGATTTTATGGGTTAAAGCGGGAGCCGGAGCCAATGTAAACCTGGGATTGAATGTATCTGAGACAAGAAAGGCATTTAAAGATATGAACGGTGACGGATTCACCGATCTTGTACAGGATACAAATAGCGGATTTATTGTCAACTATTCCCAAGTAGGAAGGACTAATAAACTTAAATCCATCACGAATACAATTTCAAAAGGGAAATACTTGCTGGATTATGAATTTGCAAGAGCAAACTATAACAGTTCAAACGCTAAATTAGTAGTTAATAATATCAGTGTGCTTAACCCAGATGTTTTTTCGCAGAGCTATACCACTGAACAGGGAAGTAAAATGGTAACAAATTACAAATTCCTCAATCGGAAATATGACAGAAGAGAAAGGGATGATTTTGGTTTTGATACAGTGATCAAGCAGGAAATGAACGGTAATAACGTGGAGAGAACATCTACCGATTATTACTATAACAATACCTATCTAATGAACGGAACTATAAAGAGAAGCACCGTTCAGAATGGAAGTGGCAGTTTCATGTCAGAAGTAAATTATGAATATAAGCTTCGCAAATTTGTTACTAATACTACCCAGATTGATATCAATTCAGACCTAGGAACTGATTATGACATTGGTGGCCGTGAGGGAAGAAAGATGGCGTCTGCAATGTTGGTCCAAAAACAAAATAAAATTTTTGAATCGGGAGGAGATTTGACAACGACTGAACAATTCGAGTACACAACATTAGGTTTGATGGGACGATATCAGTATACAAGTCCTTCAATAAGTTACAATTCTAATATTACGTATCAGTCTTATGGTAATAACATCACTGGTATTCCGATTCAAATAGAAGTTTACGAGGGAAATACTCAATCAACATTATTAAGACAGCGACGTGCCGAAAATATAAACTACTATACAGGAGATGTGGGCAGTTATGTAACTTTTGACGGAACTCAGGATATTGTGACTGATGTGGAATACAATGCGGTAGGAAATGTCAGGAAAGTAACATATCCACCGAACAATAATAACAGCCAGAGATATGTGATAGAATATACTTATGACGATTTAGAGACAGGAAAATATGTTACGAAAGTGAAGGATATTTTCGATATAGAGTCAAAAGCGACGTATAACCCTCTTTTTGATGTAGTAATAAGAAAAGTTGATACCGGAGGTAATGCAATGGTATTTTACTATGATGGTTTCGGAAGGACGAGAACAATTACAGGGCCCAATGAGATAGCAGCCAATTCCACAGTTCCAACTGTAAAATATAATTACTGGACCGATCATGCAGGAATTCCTAATAACGATGCGACGGTTAAAATATACAGAGCATCTACCTCAAATTACGATCCTGAACATGCAGGTGCCAATAACACCATCATGACCGATACATATGCCGACTTTATAGGTAGGGTTATACAGGTGAAGAAAGATATTCAGACAGTCAACGGTGAAGCAAGATCAGTGTCTGGAAGATCAGTATATGATGATTTAGGTAGAACAATCCTTCAGTCACACCCATCATTTGAAGCAGTAGGAATTCAAAATCTAAATCCTGGCGGAGGTTCTGCTGCTACATCATCATCTTACGATAGTAAAGACCGTATTATTTCTGCTACAGATGAGCAGGGAAATACAAAATATAGATTATACAGTATAGAAAATAATCTTTTGAAGGTTACAGAAAACTTTCTCAACCAAAAATCGGAGTCCTATTCAAATGCAGAAGGAAAAGTGGTTTTGAAAAACGATTATCTTGATTTACAGCCGCTTTCTACTGTTTTTAACTATAGCACTATTGGTGAACTAATGGAGGTACAGGATCCGGAAGGGTTGACTATAAGATATTCATATAACCTTGCCGGAAAACGCACAGAGCAACGGCATCCTGACAAGGGAATTACGAGTTATGAATATGATCCGGCAGGTAATCTTGTCAAACTGACGACTGATAACTTACTAAACGATTCCAGCATCAATACCCATTTTATAAAATATAAATATGATTATAACAGGCTTTCAGAAATAAAGCTTCCGGATCTTCCTTCCGGCGGCCCTAATCCTAACAATGTAATGTACCAATATGGCCAGTATACAGCAGGAAATAATGCAGGAAAGCTTGTGGCTAAAGTGGATGGTACTGGAGATACTGTGTACAAATATGGAAGAATGGGAGAGGTGATTTCAGAGTTGAGAATCATACGAGGGCATCATATACCTGAAATGTACTTCAAAACCTATTTCAATTATGACAGCTGGAACCGGATCACAAAGATCAAATATCCGGACAATGAGCTTGTTTCCTATCATTATGATTTGGGAGGAAATCTTAAATCCGTAGATAACAATAATGGTGAGACTTATATTCAGAACATATATTACGACCACTATGAGCGTCGTACTGGTACATTATATGGTAATGGAACATCTCAAAATTACTATTACAACTCGCAAAATCAGCGATTAGAAAGAACTGATTTATATGACTCGTACAATAACTTGATGTTAAATAACTCATATCTGTTTGATGAATTTTCGAATATCACCAGAATTAAAAATGAAGCATATCCACTCGGAAACGGTATGGGAGGAGCGTTTCAATCATATTTTGGATATGATACTTTGAACAGACTCACCGGTACCGGTTCAGAAAAGATTATTCTAGATGGCGAACAACAGCCCATTCAAAATACCTTTATTGCTCCAACAACTTACCAATTAGAAATGAGATACAATGATTCAGGTGGAATTGTACAAAAAATACAGCATCATGAAAGAGATCAAAATATTGTTCACGAAAATACATATGAAAATAAGTATGAGTATGTGCAGAATAGCCATAAGTTGGAAAAGGTGTATGATAATAACACAGGAAATTCAGAAACATTCGAATATGATTTTAACGGTAATGTTATTAATCATAATGACAGTAATGGAACTAAGAAATTGTACTGGGACGAGCAGGAACGTCTGAAAGCATTTTATAATGACAACACCGGGACGTATCAATACTATACTTATGATGATAAAGGAGAAAGAGTAGTGAAATACGGGTTAGATTTTGGTACTCAGCTTTATCAAAACGGGGTTCCTGTTGAAATTAATGACTTAAAACTATTTGAGTTTAAAATCTATCCTAATCCTTATCTTACGGTGAGTTCTACAGGGCAGTATACAAAACATTATTTTGATGGTTCAAAAAGATTTGCCAGCAGACTGATGAATGGTGCGGTAAGATATGAAGATCCTTCAGTATTGTACATCAATAGATCAGAAGATGAAAAGCCTTCAGCGAAGCCGGCAGATGCAGGCTCTGACTTTAAAAAGTATCTCGAAAAAACGGATCTTGGGCAGAATGTATCTGTTGAGCTGAGAGAAGTATATCAAAGCCCCGATTTATATTACCTGCATGGAGATCATCTGGGAACGGCAACATTTGTTACAAATTCACAGTCGCAGGCAACGCAGTTTTTCCTTAATTTACCTTTTGGAGAAACGATGATGGAGCAAATGGATGGATCTTATGATAATCCGTTTAAGTTTAATGCGAAGGAATTGGATGATGATACTGGTTTGTATTATTACGGAGCAAGATATTATAACCCACGATTAAGCATATGGTATGGCGTGGATCCGCTGGCAGTTTACAATCCTGTGATGGAAACGGAGTTTTATGGAGATGGACAACATAATGGCGGTGTGTATTATTTAGGAAATCTCAATCCATATATCTATTGTTACCAAAACCCCGTTAAATATATTGATCCTAATGGAAAACAAACTTTACCATCTTTAATCAACGATTTAGAGAATTGGATACATGAAACAAAGGTTGGTAGAAAAGTATATCGGTGGGAACAGCGACACATGGATGATGAAACAGATAAAGCTATTTTATCCGCTACGCCTCTAAGAGGTTTTGTGATTGTTGGAGAGTTGATGGAAGGAAAACTTCCGGGTTTAAAAAGCAGGCCTTTGCCTAACGATTTAAATGAAACCTTTAAACAATGTTTTGTTTCAGGAACTTTAGTATCTACTGAAGGCGGACTGAAAAAGATTGAAGAAATTAATGTTGGAGATAAGGTTTGGTCATTTAATGACGATACTCATCAAAATGAATTGAAAAGCGTTGTAAAACTTTCAACCAGCGTATCTACTGAGATAATAAAAATTAGTATTGGTAAAGATGAAATTGAGTGTACAAAAGAACATCCGTTTTTTATTGACGGAAAATGGATCGAGGCACAAAATTT